One region of Alphaproteobacteria bacterium genomic DNA includes:
- the hisH gene encoding imidazole glycerol phosphate synthase subunit HisH, whose amino-acid sequence MSEPTVAIVDYGSGNLRSAVKAFERVVREGARPHRVVVSARPDEVAAAERVVLPGVGAFADCRRGLAAVAGMEEAIGEAVRRRGQPFLGICVGMQLMAERGLEHGRHEGFGWLAGEVVPIATAGPSALKIPHMGWNELELTQPGHPLCAGLANGDHVYFVHGYHFASADAADVLASVDYGSSLSAVVARDNLAGTQFHPEKSQTVGLRLIANFLDWRP is encoded by the coding sequence GTGTCCGAACCTACCGTTGCCATCGTCGACTACGGCTCGGGCAACCTGCGCTCGGCGGTCAAGGCCTTCGAACGGGTGGTGCGCGAGGGCGCCAGGCCGCACCGCGTGGTGGTCAGCGCCCGGCCCGACGAAGTGGCGGCGGCCGAACGCGTGGTGCTGCCGGGCGTCGGCGCCTTCGCCGACTGCCGCCGTGGCCTGGCCGCCGTGGCCGGCATGGAGGAGGCCATCGGCGAAGCGGTGCGCCGGCGCGGCCAGCCCTTTCTGGGCATCTGTGTCGGCATGCAGTTGATGGCCGAGCGCGGTCTCGAACACGGCCGCCACGAGGGCTTCGGCTGGCTGGCGGGCGAGGTCGTGCCGATCGCCACGGCCGGACCTTCGGCTCTCAAGATCCCTCACATGGGTTGGAACGAGCTTGAATTGACCCAGCCCGGGCACCCGCTCTGCGCCGGCCTGGCAAACGGCGACCATGTCTATTTCGTGCACGGCTACCATTTCGCCTCGGCCGATGCGGCCGACGTTTTGGCCAGCGTCGACTACGGTTCCAGCCTGAGCGCCGTGGTCGCCCGGGACAATCTCGCCGGCACCCAGTTCCACCCGGAAAAGAGCCAGACCGTGGGGCTCAGGCTGATCGCCAATTTTCTCGACTGGAGGCCCTGA
- a CDS encoding DUF2628 domain-containing protein, with product MRIYTVHERPGPAGADADVSLIKEGFCWPALVFSFLWAIYHRLWLVLLGLVALTAVLVALHLRLGLSGEVAVAGVLGMKLVLGMFGNDLRRWLLALRGASFSGVVSGQDASEAERRLFTVLGPRIYLP from the coding sequence ATGCGCATCTATACCGTCCATGAACGCCCCGGCCCTGCCGGTGCCGATGCCGACGTTTCCCTGATCAAGGAGGGCTTCTGCTGGCCGGCACTGGTGTTCTCGTTCCTCTGGGCCATCTACCACCGGCTGTGGCTGGTGTTGCTGGGGCTTGTCGCGCTGACCGCGGTGCTGGTGGCGCTGCACCTGCGCCTGGGTCTCAGTGGCGAGGTAGCAGTGGCCGGGGTGCTGGGCATGAAGCTTGTGCTGGGCATGTTCGGCAACGATCTCAGGCGCTGGCTGCTGGCGCTGCGCGGCGCCAGCTTCTCGGGTGTGGTCAGCGGCCAGGATGCCAGCGAGGCCGAGCGCCGGCTGTTCACCGTCCTCGGCCCGCGCATCTACCTGCCGTAA